The Sporosarcina luteola DNA window GATGGAAGCGGTGATGTACGGCATGATTCCCATTGCAAAAATGGAGAACTGCGATAACGCGCCACCGCCGAATATGTTTAGAAATCCGATGAATTGGTTGTTTGATTGTTGCAAAGCTGTTGCATCAACGTTTGGGACCGGCACAAATGCACCGAGTCTGAATACGATGAGCACTACTAGTGTGAAAATGATTTTAGACCGAATATCTCTAACGCGCATAAAGTTGGAGATTGTCTGAAACATTAAATCACCTCTGCTTGCCCGCCCGCTTTCTCGATCGCTTCTTTAGCAGAAGCAGAGAATTTATGAGCTTTGACAGTAATCTTTTTTTCAAGAGTCCCATTTCCAAGAATCTTAATTCCTGATTTTTCATTGCTCACGATTCCAGTTTCAATTAGCAATTCAGGCGAAACTTCGGTACCTTCGTCAAAACGGTTCAGTACGTCCAAATTCACGATTGCATATTCTTTACGATTGATATTCGTAAATCCACGCTTCGGAAGTCGTTGGAAAAGTGGAATTTGTCCACCCTCGAATCCAAGACGGACACCGCCGCCGGAGCGAGCGTTTTGTCCTTTATGACCTTTACCGGAAGTTTTACCTGTACCGGAACCGATTCCACGACCAATGCGTTTACGTGCTTTACGTGCGCCTTCAGCTGGCTTCATATCGTGTAATTTCATCTTATCGGCACCTCCTTATATCGAAAATGTGCATTATTGTTCTTTAACAGTGACTAAGTGGCTAACCTTGCTGATCATGCCACGGATTGCTACGTTGTCTTGATGTTCAACTGTCTGATTCAACTTACGCAGACCGAGAGCTTCAACTGTTTTACGTTGTGCTGGCTTTGAGCCGATTACACTTTTCGTAAGGGTGATTTCAAGTTTGTTCGCCATATTGTTTCCCC harbors:
- the rplO gene encoding 50S ribosomal protein L15 — translated: MKLHDMKPAEGARKARKRIGRGIGSGTGKTSGKGHKGQNARSGGGVRLGFEGGQIPLFQRLPKRGFTNINRKEYAIVNLDVLNRFDEGTEVSPELLIETGIVSNEKSGIKILGNGTLEKKITVKAHKFSASAKEAIEKAGGQAEVI
- the rpmD gene encoding 50S ribosomal protein L30, coding for MANKLEITLTKSVIGSKPAQRKTVEALGLRKLNQTVEHQDNVAIRGMISKVSHLVTVKEQ